A single window of Chloracidobacterium thermophilum B DNA harbors:
- the rpsE gene encoding 30S ribosomal protein S5 — MKNKVLFEAGESDLKDSVISIKRVTKVVKGGKNMSFSALVVVGDGNGIVGFGKGKASEVPIAIRKGIEAAKKNLIRVDLNGGTLPHSIIGKFGAGKVLIKPAKEGKGVIAGATVRAVLQVLGVRDAVTKVLGTNNPANIVRATFAGLSTVRSKEHIALIRGKNPADL, encoded by the coding sequence ATGAAGAATAAAGTACTATTCGAAGCAGGTGAATCTGATCTCAAAGACTCAGTTATATCGATTAAACGGGTTACAAAGGTAGTGAAGGGCGGAAAAAACATGAGCTTTAGTGCCCTCGTTGTTGTTGGTGACGGAAATGGAATCGTAGGTTTTGGCAAGGGGAAAGCATCAGAGGTTCCCATAGCCATTAGGAAAGGGATAGAAGCAGCAAAAAAAAATCTAATCAGAGTAGACTTGAATGGCGGTACATTGCCCCATAGTATTATTGGCAAGTTTGGTGCTGGCAAGGTACTTATCAAGCCAGCTAAGGAAGGCAAGGGCGTAATTGCGGGTGCAACTGTGAGGGCTGTCCTGCAGGTACTTGGCGTTCGCGATGCCGTCACTAAAGTGCTGGGTACTAACAACCCAGCTAATATTGTTCGAGCTACTTTTGCCGGCCTTTCCACTGTTCGCTCTAAGGAGCATATAGCCCTAATTAGGGGGA